A stretch of the Panicum virgatum strain AP13 chromosome 9N, P.virgatum_v5, whole genome shotgun sequence genome encodes the following:
- the LOC120690750 gene encoding hydroxyacylglutathione hydrolase cytoplasmic-like, which yields MTTVGPGRQRRRPPSAAGSGRLRLLPPFLKGKPSISIHFLLGGSLRSPEISLEEKKPKRNPQMKIIPVPCLEDNYAYLIVDESTKKAVAVDPVEPEKVLKAASEVGAYVDCVLTTHHHWDHAGGNEKMRLQVPGIKVFGGSLDNVKGCTDQVENGTKLSLGRDIEILCLHTPCHTKGHISYYVTSKEGGDPAVFTGDTLFIAGCGRFFEGTAEQMYQSLIVTLGSLPKSTRVYCGHEYTVKNLKFMLTLEPENEMMKQKLEWSEKQREANQPTVPSTIGDEFEINTFMRVDLPEIQGKCSAKSPVEALSEVRKIKDNWKGGNEVYCRAML from the exons ATGACGACCGTCGGACCTGGGAGACAGAGACGACGGCCCCCCTCCGCTGCCGGCAGCGGTCGGCTTCGTCTCCTTCCTCCATTTCTTAAAGGTAAACCTTCTATATCCATCCACTTCCTCCTCGGTGGTTCGCTTCGGTCTCCAGAGATTTCGCTTGAAGAGAAGAAACCcaagaggaatccgcagatgaAGATAATTCCTGTACCTTGCCTGGAGGACAACTATGCCTACCT AATCGTGGACGAGAGCACCAAGAAGGCGGTGGCCGTTGACCCGGTGGAGCCGGAGAAGGTTCTCAAGGCGGCCAGCGAGGTCGGCGCCTACGTCGACTGCGTCCTCACCACCCACCACCACTG GGATCATGCTGGTGGCAATGAGAAGATGAGGCTGCAGGTGCCAGGGATAAAGGTCTTTGGAGGATCCCTGGACAATGTGAAAGGCTGCACTGATCAGGTGGAGAATGGAACAAAATTGTCACTTGGGAGGGACATTGAGATACTATGCCTACACACTCCTTG TCACACAAAAGGTCATATTAGCTACTATGTTACTAGTAAAGAGGGGGGAGATCCAGCGGTATTCACTGGAGACACTTTG TTCATTGCTGGTTGTGGAAGGTTTTTTGAGGGTACTGCAGAGCAAATGTACCAGTCCCTTATTGTTACACTGGGCTCACTGCCAAAGTCAACTCGAGTTTACTGTGGGCATGAG TACACTGTGAAGAACCTAAAGTTCATGCTGACACTCGAGCCGGAGAACGAGATGATGAAACAGAAACTGGAATGGTCTGAAAAGCAGCGTGAAGCGAATCAGCCTACAGTTCCCTCAACTATAGGAGATGAGTTTGAGATCAATACGTTCATGCGTGTCGATCTACCAGAAATACAG GGAAAGTGCAGTGCCAAGTCTCCAGTTGAAGCGCTGAGCGAGGTCAGGAAGATCAAAGATAACTGGAAAG GTGGGAATGAGGTTTACTGCCGTGCAATGCTTTGA